DNA sequence from the Antedon mediterranea chromosome 7, ecAntMedi1.1, whole genome shotgun sequence genome:
aagtagacgcgcctattgcatattttttaatcacagttaattacgaaactagttctatacctgcaagtggataccagctcaatgaGGTTTATGCAATAAAAAGGAAGATGATGTATGACGATGATTTTTACGTTCGATATCCACCACTCTTACGTGAGCATGGTtttaggataataataataaaataatatgctgttataaatcaatctaccggGCCTATACAGTAGGACTATGCAGTATGCTGTACAATGATAGGCCTAGATGTGAGAATAATAATGTATGGATAATAAAGGTGGGcacgattctcaaagaggtaattttgcactgatatttaaacattttgatttaCGAACGGCGTACAGATGTGAGACACTCAGTGgaacttaattatttacattaagtgattattataaatgaagaaataaaagatattcaaattaaaaactataggcctagtatcaCACGGGCAGGCCTAGATGTTTCAAacgtatggttattagtaatataggcctatacgtaATCTTTACATGGCCATGGACAACAATCGTACGTGTTTTTCccatgatttgacacactagtgcatgttttttttttaaagggaatccccgtcagcaaaataacgtaCAGTTAACGTCTGCACGCTCATAGAAGGCGCATCCACTATATGGCCTATTTCGGGTTTTTTTTCAGTAACTCGCCTTTTAACGATCcgcatataataatcatttttactagaaactattaggcctaaacattagaaataaaaatatacacatgatttgcctcaacaataatcattataggcctatacttaatattatcctacataacATACGgacataaataaatagaaattaaaataaggTGATCCAATAGTAAGTTTTTAACGTCATGGATATGATATATCTGCcacagtatgcataagtataaaaatggatacgctggctttacgggctatacattgtaacaattattgttttaagataaattgttctcttttacgtaattgtttgcataataaaagacacagacgtatattctctatataatatattaattacagtacataataaaatagaggtaaattattatatattattatgcctaataaaataataatatttaaacgtgtttagaaatggccattttgaaaagacacagtccttctccgagacctgtgaaataaaaaaaatgataataaatatttattaaccaaaataaaaaatatccacataaataatctggttcctaaaaaatatcaattaaatccagactatataaacgaagaaaatgtatatcccgGTAGCATGCATCTCgttccatacaaaatagcgcaaccgatttcaaacgtatagctctatcggcgcgccatacaaaataccggaagttgattttatcgcgaccgatttcattgTAAACCGAACTTAGAAGGCCGCCGGGAAGGTGGATGGGTGCCCGGGAAGGTGGAAGGCCTCCTACCTTTCTAGGTGCAGTGCTATGCCAGGCATAtagagaaaataaatatggttagGCCTAGCATTCGTAGTCATATTTGTTGAtggattcaaacatgtactactgtacaaatggagagaggcactataccaatagataaaagttttggtcctctctccttcatctttttttttgtaatgtattataccatatgatatcgacaattgtctgaaataaaagttgaattgaattgaattgaaaaaaaaatatgcagaATTCAATTGATGTATTTATACACGTTGATAGTTTAATTACGCAACtttctttgtaatttgttttatagtaAATCGGAAAACATTGGAGCAAAGTTTATGTGATATTTTTCAAGAGATTGGTTTTGAGGGTGGCCATCAAGAAAGCACCTTTGGAATAACTGCACATTTTATTAGTGATAAACAagggtaattattaatttataaagtgtcttttaaataattgaataaatctAGTATATAAACATCACGGTAGCTTGTAAATCATTAAACTATACATATGTGCAGTTAATTGAGAATAGACAATGTAACACTGTACATGAATGCATGAAAAGATATTTTTCAAGAGATTGGTTTTGAGGGTGGCCATCAAGAAAGCACCTTTGGAATAACTGCACATTTTATTAGTGATAAACAtgggtaattattaatttataaagtgtcttttaaataattgaataaatctAGTATATAAACATCATGGTAGCTTGTAAATCATTAAACTATACATATGTGCAGTTAATTGAGAATAGACAATGTAACACTGTACATGAAtgcatgaaaaatgaagatatagttaataaataatgttgaatCACATGTTCTCAAAATTCTGCACTGCATGTAGAAAACCTTAATGTGTGTAGTTGACCATGTTGAGTAAAGGTTGTGAaccataatactgtacagaCTGAGAATTTTCACCAGTGTGATCATGTAGAAATGTCACAGACTTTActtatttataacttttttgtttaaattgtttacattcTGAACTAACTAACAATATagaattgtatattattaatcaCAGACACATATCAACTCACCAGTCATTAATGCTCATGTTGAAATGTCACAGACGTACACAGTCACTTTTTAGTGATTCTTAACATTTTAGATTTTTAACTTACTACAATATAGAATcgtattaaatgttttttagaATTTCTCTTCCATTCATTATTCAGATCAGCAACTGTTACATGTTTCCAGAATGGTATTGTGGTTGTCAATTTATGTCTTTGGATTGAAGCATATGGCGATGAACATCCAGTCAATAGAAAACATTTAGATGAAAAATTGAAGAAGTTGTTTACTTGCAAAAACTCCAaaatgtaagtttattttacattgCTGTTTAAACCAGAGTAATATTGTTTTATGAGGATTTTCATACTTAAtccataattattatttttcctaCTTACTGTAGCTTTCCAGCAATCTCTCATCAAGCAGATATGGATCGATATTTAGCAACTGCTGATAACTTATTTGTAGAGTATGATTTTGATAGTGTTACTTTTGAAGCAGATTCTGAGTATCAGAATATCCGGATAATGCACTCACCCCAATTTGGCAATGTACTTGTCCTTGATAGTGATGTCAGTAAGTAGCATAGAATATCCGGATAATGCACTAACCTCAATTTGGCAATGTACTTGTCCTTGATAGTGATGTCAGTAAGTAGCATAGAATATCCGGATAATGCACTCACCTCAATTTGGCAATGTACTTGTCCTTGATAGTGATGTCAGTAAGTAACATAGAATATCCGAATAATGCACTTACCTCAATGTGGCAATGTACTTGTCCTTGATAGTGATGTCAGTAAGTAACATAGAATATCCGGATAATGCACTCGCCTCAATGTGGCAATGTACTTGTCCTTAGGCCTTTTCACACAGAACTTCGGCAATATTGCGGTAAGCAAGCCGGCGTTATTGCCGGTCTAAACCCATTTACACAGAAGGTAATATTACGGTAATTTTACCGTTTTCTGTGTGAAAGGCCACAGTGAAAAGGCGCAATATTTAAAGATTACTGTCTTCATAAAATAGAGGTCGCactttttgagaaaaaaaatggcGGGCACCTCGCGTGCCGCCGGCGACAAAAACATGCCATGCGCGCGCATGTTTGCTGATGTTGTTTTGTGTGTCCGTCGTTtagttttattggtttttatttacGATGCATAAAACCTATATTTTTGCCCAACACCACTCCGTGCTAATAACTGCCCGATcgtgatgaaaaaaaaaacaaaatctattaGGTCTACAAATAGACGCGAATTTAATTATCAGAAGCTGTTATGACCTAGCACCGGGAGCGCGCACCGGAGAGGATGTTCCTGCTAGAACTATgctaactagggcctaggcttacgtacgttacagcaagttaaataatctttggaccaacatctgttatatttttattattattggccgtattcttccattgtattatttacaaactaacctaaaaatatatattatggatataatctaataatttggCCTAAAGTAATTGCCACAGTCTTTCTCAATCAAGGAAAATGTCTCGAATTTATCCTTGCTTCACTGCGTAAGCAGGCGTTATATCGTGGACTCTTTCACACAGATCAGGCTTATGACCGTGACGGTAATATTACCGCAATTTTACTAGGTCCAGAGGCGGTCTAACGGAAGCCGGCATTAAGGGGTTTTTACCCTTTCACACATAAGCCGGCGTTCGCGAATTACCGCAATATTACCGTCTTACAGCTCTGTGTGAAAGGGGCTCTTTATAGTGATGTCAGTAAGTAACATAGAATATCCGGATAATGCACTCACCTCAATGTGGCAATGTACTTGTCCTTGATAGTGATGTCAGTAAGTAGCATAGAATATCCGGATAATGCACTCACCTCAATGTGGCAATGTACTTGTCCTTGATAGTGATGTCAGTAAGTAGCATAGAATATCCGGATAATGCACTCACCTCAATGTGGCAATGTACTTGTCCTTGATAGTGATGTCAGTAAGTAACATAGAATATCTGGATAATGCACTCACCTCAATGTGGCAATGTACTTGTCCTTGATAGCGATGTCAGTAAGTAGCATAGAATATCCTGATAATGCACTCACCTCAATGTGGCAATGTACTTGTCCTTGATAGTGATGTCAGTAAGTAACATAGAATATCCGGATAATGCACTCACCTCAATGTGGCAATGTTTGTACTTGTCCTTGATAGTGATGTCAGTAAATAACGTAACAATTCAAGAAATGTTAccatacataattattataattactgaaaaaacaatgctgtggatatcaaaataagcaaaaagctaaatcaaaacagaGCAGAGCTTtggggcaacactagcccttcatcagtgcaatacTTAATTATTCCTATATTAGTGTGCTGGTCATCATGATTAAGTTGTGCAtcatgattttttttgtttgttttgtatatgttcaataatataattcattttatatagttttgtatattatttgtatttaaaatatttagatCTTGCTGAAAGTGATCTTGTATATACAAAAGCAATAACTGGAAATGGAAGAGAAGATTTCAGAAACAAAGAAGTGTTGATACTTGGTGGTGGAGATGGAGGAATTCTACATGAACTCTTACAAGCAGATCCAAAGTTTGTCACCATGGTGGAAATATCCTTTAATTTAAATCTATTGGTATGAGTGAGACAATTTCAGAAATTATGGAATACAACTTACAAGATTAACAATTATCAGTCAAGTACACTTTGTGTAATTGCATCCTAGATTTCCTTGAATAATGGGTATGTTGAATATTTGTACTTAACAAATGTGAATACATAGATCAGATTGTAATAGACCAAGCTATCAAACATCTCCGTGGCATTTGTCATGACTCCATGGATAATCTCAAAGGTCCTAGACATGAAGTaagatttcttttgtttaataatgTGATCATATTTGTTAAAGCTCAAGTACATTATAGATTTATGTAGTTTTAAGAAAATGAGTAGAAgggttattttttaaatatggttTATTTAGGTGATGGTTGCTGATTGCGTTCCTATTATGAGGAACTTTATAGAGGAAGGAAAACAATTTGACTATGTGATAAATGATTTAACAGCCATTccaataacaacagatgcaagaGGTACAGTATCCTCAATTATTATAATTCAGGTATTTTACCTATAAATAATCATTGATACTTAATctttacaacaaaaaaaaaggaaattgctttttaataaaacaatgtAATTTTAACAGGTGATGCATGGGATTTTATGAGACTTATTTTAGATCTTTCAATGAAAGTCTTAAAACAAGATGGAAAGTACTTCACTCAGGTGAGTGACATTAAATTGTATGTAATCTATAATATGTGTATTACAGTAACAGGAGATCAAGATATTTGGTTTTGGGAGCATTGTtgactaattttttttttatttcagggTAATGGAGCAAACAGTACTAAAGCACTTGAAATGTATGAGAAACAATTGAACAATCTTGAATGCAGTGTCAATtttaaaaaagagaaaatatgTGTGCCATCATACCATGAATAGTATCCTTTgagtaatataaataaattgactcaacttcagtaggcctacaagtcataataaataaattgactcaacttcagttgcccagtaggcctacaagtcataataaataaactgactcaacttcagtaggcctacaagtcataataaataaactgactcaacttcagtaggcctacaagtcataataaataaattgactcaacttcagttgcccagtaggcctacaagtcataataaataaattgactcaacttcagttgcccagtaggcctacaagtcataataaataaattgactcaacttcagttgcccagtaggcctacaagtcataataaataaattgactcaacttcagttgcccagtaggcctacaagtcataataaataaattgactcaacttcagttgcccagtaggcctacaagtcataataaataaactgactCAACTTTAGttgcccagtaggcctacaagtcataataaatgatataaataaactgACTCaacttcagtaggcctacaagtcataataaataaattgactcaacttcagttgcccagtaggcctacaagtcataataaataaattgactcaacttcagttgcccagtaggcctacaagtcataataaataaactgactcaacttcagtaggcctacaagtcataataaataaattgactcaacttcagttgcccagtaggcctacaagtcataataaataaactgactcaacttcagtaggcctacaagtcataataaataaactgactcaacttcagtaggcctacaagtcataataaataaattgactcaacttcagttgcccagtaggcctacaagtcataataaataaattgactcaacttcagttgcccagtaggcctacaagtcataataaataaattgactcaacttcagttgcccagtaggcctacaagtcataataaataaattgactcaacttcagttgcccagtaggcctacaagtcataataaataaactgactCAACTTTAGttgcccagtaggcctacaagtcataataaatgatataaataaactgACTCaacttcagtaggcctacaagtcataataaataaattgactcaacttcagttgcccagtaggcctacaagtcataataaataaattgactcaacttcagttgcccagtaggcctacaagtcataataaataaattgactcaacttcagttgcccagtaggcctacaagtcataataaataaattgactcaacttcagttgcccagtaggcctacaagtcataataaataaattgactcaacttcagttgcccagtaggcctacaagtcataataaataaattgactcaacttcagttgcccagtaggcctacaagtcataataaataaactgactCAACTTTAGttgcccagtaggcctacaagtcataataaatgatataaataaactgACTCaacttcagtaggcctacaagtcataataaataaattgactcaacttcagtaggcctacaagtcataataaataaattgactcaacttcagttgcccagtaggcctacaagtcataataaataaattgactcaACTTTAGttgcccagtaggcctacaagtcataataaataaactgactcaacttcagtaggcctacaagtcataataaataaattgactcaacttcagttgcccagtaggcctacaagtcataataaataaactgactcaacttcagtaggcctacaagtcataataaataaataaactgactcaacttcagtaggcctacaagtcataataaataaattgactcaacttcagttgcccagtaggcctacaagtcataataaataaattgactcaacttcagttgcccagtaggcctacaagtcataataaataaactgactCAACTTTAGttgcccagtaggcctacaagtcataataaatgatataaataaactgACTCaacttcagtaggcctacaagtcataataaataaattgactcaacttcagttgcccagtaggcctacaagtcataataaataaattgactcaacttcagttgcccagtaggcctacaagtcataataaataaactgactcaacttcagtaggcctacaagtcataataaataaattgactcaacttcagttgcccagtaggcctacaagtcataataaataaactgactcaacttcagtaggcctacaagtcataataaataaactgactcaacttcagtaggcctacaagtcataataaataaattgactcaacttcagttgcccagtaggcctacaagtcataataaataaattgactcaacttcagttgcccagtaggcctacaagtcataataaataaattgactcaacttcagttgcccagtaggcctacaagtcataataaataaattgactcaacttcagttgcccagtaggcctacaagtcataataaataaactgactCAACTTTAGttgcccagtaggcctacaagtcataataaatgatataaataaactgACTCaacttcagtaggcctacaagtcataataaataaattgactcaacttcagttgcccagtaggcctacaagtcataataaataaattgactcaacttcagttgcccagtaggcctacaagtcataataaataaattgactcaacttcagttgcccagtaggcctacaagtcataataaataaattgactcaacttcagttgcccagtaggcctacaagtcataataaataaattgactcaacttcagttgcccagtaggcctacaagtcataataaataaattgactcaacttcagttgcccagtaggcctacaagtcataataaataaattgactcaacttcagttgcccagtaggcctacaagtcataataaataaactgactCAACTTTAGttgcccagtaggcctacaagtcataataaatgatataaataaactgACTCaacttcagtaggcctacaagtcataataaataaattgactcaacttcagtaggcctacaagtcataataaataaattgactcaacttcagttgcccagtaggcctacaagtcataataaataaattgactcaACTTTAGttgcccagtaggcctacaagtcataataaataaactgactcaacttcagtaggcctacaagtcataataaataaattgactcaacttcagttgcccagtaggcctacaagtcataataaataaactgactcaacttcagtaggcctacaagtcataataaataaactgactcaacttcagtaggcctacaagtcataataaataaattgactcaacttcagttgcccagtaggcctacaagtcataataaataaactgactCAACTTTAGttgcccagtaggcctacaagtcataataaatgatata
Encoded proteins:
- the LOC140054593 gene encoding spermine synthase-like isoform X2, yielding MDNKVNRKTLEQSLCDIFQEIGFEGGHQESTFGITAHFISDKQGSATVTCFQNGIVVVNLCLWIEAYGDEHPVNRKHLDEKLKKLFTCKNSKIFPAISHQADMDRYLATADNLFVEYDFDSVTFEADSEYQNIRIMHSPQFGNVLVLDSDVNLAESDLVYTKAITGNGREDFRNKEVLILGGGDGGILHELLQADPKFVTMVEIDQIVIDQAIKHLRGICHDSMDNLKGPRHEVMVADCVPIMRNFIEEGKQFDYVINDLTAIPITTDARGDAWDFMRLILDLSMKVLKQDGKYFTQGNGANSTKALEMYEKQLNNLECSVNFKKEKICVPSYHEYWIFYEIWKTCT
- the LOC140054593 gene encoding spermine synthase-like isoform X1, translated to MSAKSFLLHYHPPQELLSNPVNRKTLEQSLCDIFQEIGFEGGHQESTFGITAHFISDKQGSATVTCFQNGIVVVNLCLWIEAYGDEHPVNRKHLDEKLKKLFTCKNSKIFPAISHQADMDRYLATADNLFVEYDFDSVTFEADSEYQNIRIMHSPQFGNVLVLDSDVNLAESDLVYTKAITGNGREDFRNKEVLILGGGDGGILHELLQADPKFVTMVEIDQIVIDQAIKHLRGICHDSMDNLKGPRHEVMVADCVPIMRNFIEEGKQFDYVINDLTAIPITTDARGDAWDFMRLILDLSMKVLKQDGKYFTQGNGANSTKALEMYEKQLNNLECSVNFKKEKICVPSYHEYWIFYEIWKTCT